GATcgaatttcaaatttattttctcaaccaaccaagcataaaccttagaaagaaaaattatgacaaaaaaataacgaattttccaaacaaacaaaaagaagaagaaaggggtATATAAGTAATTTGACATGCTTTCAATTGCTAACGCAGAAAGACTAGCAAGTGAGCCGTAAACCCTTCTCCCTTTGCTCCCTCCCTTTGTTTCCTCTACTTTTATTTTGTATAGGAGAAGAGCGACGATACAAAATTCACAGCAACAGATTCTTTCGAATaatcaaagagaaaaaaattaaataaataaatcggAGAATCATGGGAAGAGAGGTTCCACATCAACAGGCAGCAGTAGCAGGTGGCGCTCGCCGTGAATCCGTACAACCCCGACATCCTTCatgtttggattaaaacttgaactttgggctcaagcaGGAGTTGGCCCAAAGGAAGGTTTGAAAAAGGGAAGAGCCCGAAGCCCAGCCCAAGCCCAGAAAGCAAAAAAGgcctttcccgactaggtgcagatcatttgcaccacttgctcacctgcctagagaccaagtggtatagactagctagctaatcagcccaaaagtactttacagtggcagtacaagtaaatagctgatgagtcattacccttcaagctgcattcgggcaagattattgctacaggaggccaaactgaagtgtctataaaaggagaaagagaaataaaaaataaggacactcaatcaaacaaacaaatacaagcacaaactctgcttaaaaccagatttgccttcaaacgaagctgtagtcagcccaagccttcatcattTTCGGGATAAATCTTCATAAaaaacctttgtaatagctctgctacctatCCTAAAGcctgttgtagtatcgatctctTTCTGTAAACTCAACTCCCTACTTCCTTTTCTAAACCTCTCAAaccccttgataaaccacaaagataggaagttgcaagatgatcagccttgcccgaccctctttgtttttgtcttttcattcattagcctagcaatatgttataTACTTtcagttgtattcaagttatttctagtaagatgaTGAAAAGATTCTCTTAGTTCTTGAAtctgatttgaatatgtcttcacagttcaaacCAGGTCTAAGTTCTAAACTTTCGGacatgtaagattgatcattcaaaagtccttggcctcaaggcataaaaaagaaccttatgtggacttaacccatccacgacacgctttgataacaagaagtccgaagttacttggggcgcaagtaatcactTTATCGCTTAgtgttatttctattatattatgattgtagtagaacgtttgagtatagaaggaattctgatgggaagcgtcaaggcctatatctaaggccctacaaagacacctatttgggttcattctgctCTGCGGGCTCAGATAATCAAAAGTATTGTTAAACCCCACCCCCATTTTTCATCCTATTTCTATTTTCCCCTAGAACATAATTGTTATCTATCAATTTAGTCCCTTATTCTCTTTTAATCCTAACCTTTGATCTAGAAATGTTGTCTCTCTTAGACTGCCATGTGGCAGCTCTCATATCTCTCCCTTCTTCCCTCTATTCCCGAAACACTCCCCATCACAGAAcctttctcttttgtttattttttcagtttcttctctctctctctctctcactctctaaGCTCCGAGAGCTTCTCTCTAACTTTCACTTCACTTCCTTCACAAATCAAACCCCAAAAACCATATATTTGGAATCCTTAAGACCTAACGAACTCAATGGTACCCTTGCATGCGCCATCTGAGCACCGTGGGTTTTTCTgccattgaagccgagagcttcaAAGCTCTAAAACTCGAACCCAGGTAAAGATTgtgttccttcttcaaatttcTGGGGCTAATCATGTTATTTGTGTTGGTTTTAAGGTCAAAATCGAGGGTTTTGACCTTACCTTTTCTCTATGCCAAAAACCCGGTTCCGACGACGAACTCCGGCAAGTTcgtaggtgtgtgtgtgtacaagtgtgtgtgtgtccgtGTGTGTGTATGCGAACTGTGGGTGTGTGTGAGCATGCTGTGCATGCCGTGTATACTGTGcgtgtatgtatgtgtatgtgcAAGTGTGTATGTGCGTgaaccgtgtgtgtgtgtgtgtgtgtaagtatgcttgctgtgcgtgtgtgtgattatatatatatatatatatatatatatatatatatatatatgcatgatgctgtgcgtgtgtgtgattatatatatatatatatgcatgatgctgtgcgtgtgtgtgattatatatatatatgcatgatgtctgtgtgtgtgtttggtatGTTGGTGTATGGTGCACGTGTGTGTTGTGTATGTTTGTGTACTGTATGAAGAGTACAGTGTGTGCGTTGTGCAGTGCATGCTTATGCAtgccttgtgtgtgtgtgtgtgtttatatatgtatatatatatatatatatatatgcaagtgtgtgtgAGCAGTGCAtgctttgcatgtgtgtgtgtgttgataaGTATGGGttgggctcaagcccaaaccacctcTTGATCCTAACCTATCCAAATCCAAGGCCCATTTTCATTTCCTAGAATTATATTGTTGGGTAGTTTGATTAACTGTACGTTCTTGTACTTAGGGGCAATTATCGCAACGTTTCTGTCTTCGCTAGTGGCGCAGCTTTtgacggagtatctgtgagtggaccaccTTCGAAAATTTGCATGTTTTATTGATAGAATTGCATAATTTAATAGCATGCCTTGCAAAATTATTGATTTGAGGAATACTTTACAGGAAGCATGATGATTTGATTATacgtgattatatatatatgttttgaactatttccattatatcgtattttctatagaaCCCTCattctggtagactatctgatcgatgacgataggatgctaagaatgtgtttcaaatgactttcgaacacctcttcgtAGTATAGAGGATTGATGAATTTATGCTACGAAGTTGTATTTTAGAGATGAATTAtgttttgtgcgtacctagtgaacactatgccgcctggggcgaggatctggtgttggcattgaggtcgggagaaataatccctagcgaaaggctgagggacacggagacaggcattgggccgggagggagatatctctggctacgggtacagagactgaggtgcaggcattgggccgggagtattATTATTCAGTGCACTCACTAGCAGCACAACCTGTGTTATGCTTCCTGATACGATTTCTGATATGATTTTCTGAGATTGATTTGCAGATGGATATATGaattgttttatggcatgctagagttttctgAAAAGCTTATCACTTATTATTCtaatagttttcattattaaactgtgggggttagtatgttcataactgttttcgtactatgtatatatataaatttggtccactcacccttgttttgcgcccccattcaggacttaggaTGAAGGCACATAATCCCGGCATCAAGGTACTTCCACagcggcatcttcgagtcctctcaggGTAGGACCTACTCCTTGTTCATTCAATCTTATCTTAATTCTTGTTAGTGactaggtttagttgtatgctctgaacacgttcctaaattgttaattcattgtttttaaattcataacccatatattttttttattcctagcttttgtatcaattaatggctttcgtcaccctcgggtgtcggccagcacgtgcctaccctggtATTCCGGGAATATcggggtcggggcgtgtcaagtataatggttataacaCTTCTGCAAATAATAAAACAGATATCATATAGTCGAGTAGTGTGCTAGTTCTTGatcggaagcctcaaggcctacacctaaggccccacaaaggcaccggTCATAACTAGCATGGCCCCTTGGGtgtatgtacaactaaaactcaacattcatttcacatctgccatgctaaatatggcagtggcacgcctgagcacttaaaagttaatcttgattgtgagcctcaaggcctatacctaaggccccacaaatgcacctttcaaagttaactctgtcattctctttcagccttacccgacaagccttgcccgaTAACCCTACtagtaaagcagaagcccgacagaaagcatcaaccggcaccaacctctcggggagctgcgTGCTCGTCGGCTAGGAGACATCCCGAcggaaattctagccacgaacaCTTCTCGATCTCGAAAACTACAGGTATGTATCTCTCTCTCCGTCTCTGTCTCTTTCTCTGTCTCTTCATTAACGGGAACCGATACTTGGGTTTGATTAATTTTGATTGAACGACTgggtttatttggttgtttttcaGGTTTCTTCGCAAACCTACAGTCTCGATGCCAATCTCTGCCTTCTTCGCCACTATCAGGTAATTTGAGAattgggtttttaattttaattgatttttgttttagaattactgcaaaagtgaattctttttaattggtttatgttttgcaaTCCATAATTTCCTGCAAAGATGAATGCTttttaattggttttgttttaggATTCATAATTTACTGAAACACGAAATTTTTAgttggtttttgttttagaTTATATAATTTACTGCAAATTCTTTAGttggtttttgctttagatTGTATGATTTACTGCAAAGCCGAATTCTTTGtaattggttttcaattttcgatTTTCGATTCTATAATTTTGTTTGCCAAGCTTTATTCTGTTTAATTGGCATTTGTTTTCGATTCTGTAATTTACTGCAAAACTGaactttgttcttttttttcgcTTGGGGTGCAGTTTGAGCCGGACCGTATGAACACCCAAATTTTGCCTGCATCTTGGTTAAGGTCTGTGTTGAGTCTTGATGCTGTGAAACCTTTCTTTTAGTTGTAATTAAGTGTGTTTAATGTTTATGAGTGCTTTATTGATGTGCTGGCACTGATGGCAATGCCCTCTCCTGATTTCAGCCTTTGCCTCTTCTTAATTCCTGAAAGAGTGGTATAGCTCTCTCATTCATTTCCTCCCCCGTACAATGTCATTATTTTCGTTCACAAGTGATGGAGGTTCACATAGATTGTGCACATTGTGTCCGAGTCAAAATTGTAGAATGGTTTTCAGTTTCCTTGTTTATTAGTTTCTGGTTCTCGGTGTTTACATCTCGGTCAATTTTGCTATTAGAATTTGAGATATTTAGGGATATTGAATGTTATTCTGCTTTTATGGCCATCGAACATTATTCAGCTAGTTCCCTCTTTTGTTTCCTCTAATTCTTTATCAGCAAATGGAGGAGCAGTTCAAGACACTAATTGTTCTGTCTCACTACTTGGAGGTATGTTTCTGTCTGTAGTGTTTGCCTTCGGGTCCTCATTACTCATGCATAACTTATAAACCTACTCATTTCTGTTGCAGACTGGACGATTCAGTCAATTCTGGGATGAAGCATCCAAGAATCGTCACATAGTTGAAGCTGTACCAGGTATTTTTTGGACTTCAATTGCATAGCCGCAATACTGCAGAATTATGTTTCGGACTACTATTTCTCATAAGAAATCCGGACactttgcttgatttgtttacatattacaATTCCTTCTAAGTTCTAAGTTCTAAATAGGAATTGAGGTGGTGTTTcttaaaatttcaaaatctcATTACCGCGCATTATATGAAAAACAGAGGCCTTAATCCGAAATTGACAGATTTATAGTCACTCATTACACAATGAATGTCTATGATAGTTTTGATGTAAAAAAATTTGGGTCGAAGATGCTCGGATAATGGTAGATCCATGAGTTTGGATTGGGACAAAAACTCTCTTAAGTTAGTTCAAGTACAAGCGTTGGGAGTCGTATAAGTGTCGCTTAAGCACTGCGGTCAAACTCATAGAGTATGATGGcagatcaaaaaaaaaaaaaaaaaaacagaagggcAAACACAAGACAGTAGAACAAGGAGAAATTATCAAACGAGTTCTTGATTTTtagtttacaaaaaaaatataaactagAAATTAAAATAGTCATCAAACGGCTCGTTAGTTTTAAAGATCAGGAAAGTGCAAATGAACAAACAAAGTGAAACATTAATATATGCATATGTACGTACTCA
This is a stretch of genomic DNA from Malus domestica chromosome 02, GDT2T_hap1. It encodes these proteins:
- the LOC103453988 gene encoding eukaryotic translation initiation factor 3 subunit K-like: MAMPSPDFSLCLFLIPERVQMEEQFKTLIVLSHYLETGRFSQFWDEASKNRHIVEAVPEIKKKREGTCAFNKLFSNFATS